The sequence ATCGCCCAATCGCTAATGTACTTCAAACATGTCAAATTAATCTTAACTTTGCatttggttcttttttttttccaccaCTTTTGAAAGTGCTATCCAAAGTTCTAAAAGTTAAGCTTTAtgtctaataataataaaatcttATAGTTTCAATTTTATGTACATCATTCTTCTTAAGCAGGGTATAGATCAAATTAAAACTCAAATGCtcacactactacaaatttgggtttcaaCGACGCAAAATATGTGTCATAAAGAGTTTCAACGACACACTttttgcgtcattgaagccactgtcaagaaaagctctttaacgacactttggaaaatgtgtcgttaaatatGATTCGATGACActaaaattgtgtcattaataccttcaccttgacgcaataaatatgtcgcTGTCATCTATAAAACGACACCAATATagtgtcattaatactcttacattgacgcaaattatgtgtcaccgttatctataccttgacaaaaatatattgtcattaatacacttacattgacgcaaatcaggtgtcgccgttatctataactcgacactaatatactgTCATTAATACTTTTACATTGACGCTGTaattgtgtcaccgttatctatacattgacacaaatatattgtcattaatacacttacattgATGTAAATCaagtgtcaccgttatctatatcttgacactaatatactgtcattaatactcttacattgacgctttaattgtgtcaccgttatctatacctcgacacgaatatattgtcattaataccattttattgatgctttaaatgtgtcatcgttatctatacctcgacacgaatatattgtcattaatacccttatattgacacttcaaatgtgtcaccgttatctataccttgacccgaatatattatcattaatacctttataacgacactaatatattgtcattgtaaATGTTTCGTTACACATAGTTCTTGccaagaaatgtgctttgacGACACTGTTGCTGTTTactaaaggcttatatgtcgacacatgtttggtgttgttattattctttttcgCAGCACGTATTtcctgtcatatatttcttctttcaaaaaaattaattactaCATTTTAACATTATGCACatttgtttggaaagatatttatattgataataaaaaatgtaaattacattgtcggtaaaggtttttcaataatccaaaagataaattaactgtaatatatgtacgacctaatctaatcaaactaatgtaggaatgaacttgatcgataccatgatCCATCTATTCTTCAATTACCTACaaagttgaagaaaatgaaccttagtcaactttcattacggaaaatgaataagcataagcataaacattaagtacattcCAAATAGAAACTTTTTAACATAAacgtccaaagttcatacaaccaaggttctttataaaagacccataaagaacacaaaagataaaagaaaaacaccgactacataagcataagtATAAGCATAAACAGAGAATCAAATAAATATGTTTCAATTCAATCTTTAAAGACCTAACAATATtctgatttaaatttaaaacttaagcaTACACGTATCCTTAGCCCCCCTTCAAAGTCatttataaacttaaacatTAACTTAGCATCTCACTCActccttccaaggtcattatCAAAAATAAATGTATCACTCCCCTCCCACCCAAGTCATACAACCAAGTTTCTTAGTAAAAGATTCATAAGGGAagcaaaagagaaataaaaacaccaacttcataagcataagcataataTATAAGTAATGCAATAATTTGTTTTGATTCATTCTTTACAGACCCAACAATGTTTCAGTTTGCATCAAAGAACAACTTAAGCATAAACGTACCCCTAGTCCCAACCCCCCCGCCCCCCCAAGTCATTTCTAACCTTAGCAACTCACTCCctccttccaaggtcattattaaacataaatgtatcccccccccccccaatttccCACTCTCTCACCCCTTCTAAAGTCAAAGTTGAGCTTAAACATGAACTTAGCACTCCCACCGTCCCACTCCCCACTTCCAAGGTCATTAATAAACCTAAACATAGACTTACCTCCTCCATTCCACAAACACCTATGCTACGAATAAAACTTTACAAGTAAACGAAGTGAACgagaaattaacaaaacaaaacaatgtcAACACGGTTCCTAAAATATGTGTAAGCagattgaacaaaatagctagcttatcaatgactaccataattgcaggatagTCAACACAACTATGAACAGAGATCCAaagtacatgtcaacatgattcctcaaacatatgtctaaaaatcaacaaaagagcatttcattgactaccataactgtaggatagtcgACGCAACAACACGTGTTGTAATAAAATCCACATAAAAAAGCATATAAATTTGTCTCGTTTACAAATTTTACCTTTGAGATTGGGAACATAAAATATATTTGTTAATGAATTCAGCCCACTCCGTTCTTACGACATCTAAATCGTCCTGTGAGTATGTTGAGGTTGATCCTTCCATCtattcatcatttaaaaatgatttaatatgCAACAATTGTTCATAACATAAGTAGTTCAAAAAGGTAAAATGAAATACTTACTACTTCAATGATTGTCCTGTTGCTTGACAATATTATATCACGCATGAATCACATCACATAATACCCGCACTCCACAATGCCACCTTGCTTCGGACACTATCCATcagagaaaaagaacaaaatacccATGTTACAGTTGCAAAACATAAAGTATGTTTACCTATTTCTTCTACTAAATCCTCACTCCTCATACCTTGATTATCCTCCAAACAGGCTTCTTCTTGTTCGAAATGTCGAAAGCCCTAAGAATGCATATCAAACCCTAAGATTGCTTGACAATATTATATCACGCATGAATCACATCACATAATACCCGCACTCCACAATGCCACCTTGCTTCGGACACTATCCATcagagaaaaagaacaaaatacccATGTTACAGTTGCAAAACATAAAGTATGTTTACCTATTTCTTCTACTAAATCCCCACTCCTCATACCTTAATTATCCTCCAAACAGGCTTCTTCTTGCTCAAAATGTCGAAAACCCTAAGAATGCATATCAAACAACGTAAGTTATACAATCATTGTCTCATATGCaacatattaactcattattgtTTTATCATAGATAAAAGTTCCAACATACATCCAGACGACATCAGAGGCATCATTGTTAATTCGATTTCTCAAAGGATCCATTGCCTCTTGAAAAATCGATGGCTATTAGACACCAATGGTTTCTATATTGACAGGTAAATGTGAGTTAAACTTAGAAtgaaggtcatatagttcattAGGTGCATTAGCTGAAAAAAGTTTTGCACATACCTTGAATTGTATGGAAACATCAAAATCTGACGATGGTCGATCCCAAGCAATCTAGCATTCAGGATCTGTGCTCGATCTTCTTTACTTATACCAACTGAAACAGAGCCAGCGTCTGCAAACTTGTAGGATCCCAACGTTCCATTCTCTTCCATCACTTTGTAGAGGTGACTACAAATATGAACAGCATACTCGACTTTACTGCGTGGTACACGTTATTATACTATGTAATTGATGTACAAAAGAGGTAACTTACAACATGAATGCATCAATGCATTGGGTTGATATAGGCTGCATTTGACAAAATTCTTGGAGTGCCTCGAGGAATATGCAACATTTTCGTTCATACCCAAAAACTTTAGCAGGTAcgtgaatttgaatttttgacCCAATATAATCAAGTTCCCATAGCAATAATCGTAGTGTAACTGGTGCTCTCTTTGTATTCAGTGTCAACGACGGTAATCGCGGATCAGCTTGGTACACGCTTTTCATCTGCCACAAACATAAAATCTCATCcatatgaaatatatttaaaccAAATCCATTGTGAAAAACACATTACCTTTTCGTCTAGAGGAATGACTAAATGACGAGGCCATAACAACTGTGAACCAACTTCTTGGGAAAGCATAGTCCTACCTTCCCTTGTTGAAACAGAAATGAAGCAATTACCATCGATAACCATGTCCACTGATACCTTCACATTGTCACCGTCCATGTAGTAGTCGAAAATAGTTCCAGCACCGACAACATTGTTCTTAGTCCCAATTGCAAGTCGACAAGAAGTGCCATCCTACAATATACAGTGAAAGAAAATATGATCATATTACTATATTGCATCTGAGAAATTGGAAACTATAGGAATCAAATTCATACTGACCTTCACTTTTGTCAAAGTCTCAATCGATGCACAAACATATTTGTTCTCCTCACCAACCTTCGCCGCACATAAGTGTTAATTGATCAGatatttaatcattaaaaaaataacgtttgagttaaaaaaaataaaagtagatgCTTTCTACCTTATCTTGTTTTTCTATTGTCAAGTCCTCTATTGTCAAGTCTTCTAGAACTtgtctattttcttcttttgcgTCATGGTCATTTGCATCATCTGATGTGTCAATGCTTTTAGAAGCCATTTGACTCTTGATCTTGCTCTCGTCAGTTTCTCTCTTTGTGGCCACTTCAGGAACTTTCTTATGCTTCATTAATTCTGCTTCCAGTTCTAAGATACGAGCAGCCATTCTCGCTCGCTCTTCAGCATAATCTTCTTCTTTACCGAccttctttcgtttttcttttgcAGTGTGGAAGTATTTACTTGGTGTGACGTATTGACCCACCCCTCGAACCCTTCCTGGTGGATCATTCCCTCCGATGGTTTGCGATAATATATCACAAGTTACGTTGTCCATTGAATGAGACGCATGTTTTGAAACAAGTAGGTTGTCCTATCATGAAAAGGTTATAGTATTTTTAgtaagtacaaaaaaaaaaaaaaaaccccctTACAAGAGGAAAGTACTTACAATTTTATTGGCCACCTCCTTTGTGTCTATGTCTGGAATCTCTCCATCTTTAGTAGTTCGTGCTTTCTTCCATACTAAAGCACGATCAATTAACTCACCATTAGATGTGCTTGCTTTCTGAAAAAGGAAAGAACATTATGATTAGTTATAACGCATTACATGTTGCATTATTTGAACTTATATATACTATTCCTTGCGTACCATCTCTTCGGTAAGGTTTGCATAACCTTTTCGCGACATTCGATGGTAATATGAATGAATCTGAATAGTGTCCTATACGATTGAGGTCAACTAGTGTGAATCCAAGATCGTCTACTCGTACTCCATTCTTCGTATCGACCCAGTCACATCTAAACAGTGTGACCCCAAAAGTGTTGTAACTGACTTCCCATATTCCTTGAATCACACCATAGAAGGACATGTCAACAATTATCGGGTTTTTTTCTTTGGCACTAGCCACATGCATTGTTGATGCAACGAACATAACCCCACTATTTTGAACCGTTCTAGTGTCATCACGGCGCTTTGTGTTGTAGCAAATTCCATTGACTTTATATCCCTCATATATCATCACAACGGGATGTGGGCCATGTGCAATCCATCTGATTGTCGTGCTCATGACTTGACCTTCCTGGATTTCACGCATGACCTATTATGGCGATCATAATTAGTCACGGTTGTTCGTACTTTCTATTATGTGTCAATAACATGAAAGTACATTTAAACAACATACCTCGTCTCGTATCCAGTTAGGAAATGATCTATTGTGCTCATCTCGCAACCATTTCTCATTTCTTGCCCTTCGTGGGTTGGAAGATTTCAAGATTTCCATATGTCGTCTATGTAAGGCCAATCGAGTTGGAAGTAGTGAGTatcatttatttaaaagaatgtatataaaagtaaaataactTGTCAACGGTAATGAATCGTACTCTCTGTATGGATGAACTTCTTCAATGTTTTCTAGTATGTGTAGATGGGCTTGTTTTAGTACAACTTGACTAGGTGTAATAGATGATCCAGCAGATAACGATCTTTCGATCCGACCTTCCTCTCGAGATTTAAATGAACCTAGTCCAATGGGGTCAAGCCCAGATAGAAACtcagaacaaaattcaacaaCTTCCTCACATATGTGTGCTTCTGCAATCGATCCTTCCGGACGATTTCTATTACGGACATAACTTTTCAACACTTTCATATATCTTTCGAATGGGTACATCCACCGAAGGTATATGGGTCCACAAAGTTTTGCCTCTCGCACAAGGTGGACGCATAGATGTACCATAATggtgaaaaatgatggtggaaaGTACTTTTCAAGCAAACATAATGTTTCAACAACGTCTTGCTGCAATTTATCTAAATCTGATATTCGCAAAGTCTTGGAGCAAATAGCGTTGAAAAAAGAACACAATCTAGTGATAGCCACTC comes from Cucumis melo cultivar AY chromosome 12, USDA_Cmelo_AY_1.0, whole genome shotgun sequence and encodes:
- the LOC127144176 gene encoding uncharacterized protein LOC127144176: MDEILCLWQMKSVYQADPRLPSLTLNTKRAPVTLRLLLWELDYIGSKIQIHVPAKVFGYERKCCIFLEALQEFCQMQPISTQCIDAFMFHLYKVMEENGTLGSYKFADAGSVSVGISKEDRAQILNARLLGIDHRQILMFPYNSRVFDILSKKKPVWRIIKCPKQGGIVECGYYVM